The following are encoded together in the Streptomyces sp. NBC_00341 genome:
- a CDS encoding CocE/NonD family hydrolase, whose product MTLTGVMAGPIAGLKYETPTRRGLTNERGEFHYEEGERVAFLLGGTAIGNVPAAPRLHLAQIVARVDGDLSKLKDPGVTNIARLVFSLGRNGIRDNGTDIAPEAHDIIGDRPIDFRHDANFAGVHQADKIQGFTEDPVVTGLLADLDRAGVFTDATPRQLCTPANARNELRRNAMGILRFRDVKIPLQNGSHVFADVFRPAEPGNHPVIVSCGPYGKAFHHHSVCSDADLERHEQMEEDYFLGNAEGQQFENHETVNTATWVPDRYAVVRVDMPGAGRSPGQLAPWGLAGAEAFRDAIEWAGVQPWSNGAVGLWGMSYLAVSQHAAASLQPAHLKAMIAIGTDVDLYEEVAYNGGIYNEHFFPNWKQAGFVPAICGEPDIADFTRIMKESPFKDSDPDLIYGPRAEMFMSPDMSEVTVPLWSVAATTHLAHFHQLGSSEAYLATPTPHKKLDFWEDWFQKSYAADTVTRHKAFFDHWLKGIDNGIMDTPPVRLEIRTGNGASYIQEENEWPIARTNYTKWYFDAAESDWAADSARSDFRRLSSSEPTAEREAAYSADVEPADPRTTGMSFISEPMADDAVIAGYGKAKLWVSSTSEDMDIYISVRVIDEQDREVDFLGITTMNYPARIAPMTKGWLKASHRTLDTARTTPYTPKHTHLKDDHAPLRDGEVVPVEIELIPNTGLIRTGQRLRIDIQPYDGVAHGVPHEYDAAYHAGATNTVHTGPDRISYVQLPIVPHRPTP is encoded by the coding sequence ATGACTCTCACAGGCGTCATGGCCGGGCCGATCGCCGGCCTGAAGTACGAGACCCCCACCCGTCGCGGACTCACCAACGAACGCGGCGAGTTCCACTACGAGGAAGGCGAGCGAGTCGCGTTCCTTCTCGGCGGCACCGCGATCGGCAACGTCCCCGCAGCGCCCCGGCTGCATCTCGCACAGATAGTCGCCCGCGTCGACGGCGACCTCAGCAAGCTGAAGGACCCGGGCGTCACGAACATCGCCCGCCTGGTGTTCTCCCTCGGCCGCAACGGCATCCGCGACAACGGGACCGACATCGCACCCGAGGCCCACGACATCATCGGCGACCGGCCCATCGACTTCCGCCACGACGCCAACTTCGCCGGCGTCCACCAGGCCGACAAGATCCAGGGATTCACCGAGGACCCCGTCGTCACCGGGCTTCTCGCCGACCTCGACCGGGCCGGCGTCTTCACCGACGCGACGCCGCGCCAGTTGTGCACTCCCGCGAACGCGCGGAACGAACTGCGCCGCAACGCGATGGGCATCCTCCGCTTCCGCGACGTCAAGATCCCTCTGCAGAACGGCTCGCACGTCTTCGCCGACGTCTTCCGCCCGGCAGAGCCCGGAAACCACCCGGTCATCGTGAGCTGCGGCCCGTACGGAAAAGCCTTCCACCACCACTCCGTCTGCAGTGACGCCGACCTGGAGCGGCACGAGCAGATGGAAGAGGACTACTTCCTCGGCAACGCGGAGGGCCAGCAGTTCGAGAACCACGAGACCGTCAACACGGCCACGTGGGTACCCGACAGGTACGCGGTCGTCCGCGTCGACATGCCCGGTGCAGGCCGGAGCCCCGGTCAACTGGCCCCGTGGGGACTGGCCGGAGCCGAAGCGTTCCGCGACGCCATCGAGTGGGCCGGCGTCCAGCCCTGGTCGAACGGGGCCGTCGGCTTGTGGGGCATGTCCTATCTCGCCGTCAGTCAGCACGCCGCCGCGAGCCTGCAGCCCGCACACCTCAAGGCGATGATCGCGATTGGCACCGACGTCGACCTGTACGAGGAGGTCGCCTACAACGGCGGCATCTACAACGAGCACTTCTTCCCCAACTGGAAGCAGGCCGGGTTCGTGCCCGCGATCTGCGGCGAACCCGACATCGCCGACTTCACCCGCATCATGAAGGAGAGCCCCTTCAAGGACTCCGACCCCGACCTCATCTACGGGCCGCGCGCGGAGATGTTCATGAGCCCGGACATGAGCGAGGTCACCGTTCCCCTGTGGTCCGTAGCAGCCACCACCCACCTCGCCCACTTCCACCAGCTCGGCAGCAGCGAGGCATACCTCGCCACACCGACCCCGCACAAGAAGCTCGACTTCTGGGAGGACTGGTTCCAGAAGTCCTACGCGGCAGACACCGTCACCCGGCACAAGGCGTTCTTCGACCACTGGCTCAAGGGCATCGACAACGGAATCATGGACACCCCGCCGGTGCGCCTGGAGATCCGCACCGGGAACGGCGCCTCCTACATCCAGGAGGAGAACGAATGGCCGATCGCCAGGACGAACTACACCAAGTGGTACTTCGACGCGGCTGAGTCGGACTGGGCGGCAGACTCCGCGCGCTCGGACTTCAGGCGGCTCTCGTCCTCGGAGCCAACGGCTGAGCGGGAGGCAGCCTACTCGGCCGACGTCGAGCCGGCAGACCCCCGTACCACCGGCATGTCCTTCATCAGCGAGCCCATGGCCGACGACGCGGTCATCGCCGGATACGGCAAAGCCAAACTCTGGGTGTCCTCCACGAGCGAGGACATGGACATCTACATCTCCGTGCGCGTCATCGACGAACAGGACCGAGAAGTCGACTTCCTCGGCATCACCACCATGAACTACCCCGCCCGCATCGCCCCGATGACCAAGGGATGGCTCAAGGCGTCACACCGCACGCTCGACACCGCCCGCACCACCCCATACACGCCCAAGCACACCCACCTCAAAGACGACCACGCACCCCTTCGCGACGGCGAGGTGGTCCCGGTCGAAATCGAACTCATCCCCAACACCGGACTGATCCGGACCGGCCAGCGCCTGCGCATCGACATCCAGCCCTACGACGGAGTCGCCCACGGTGTCCCCCACGAGTACGACGCCGCCTACCACGCAGGCGCAACCAACACCGTGCACACCGGTCCGGACCGCATCAGCTACGTGCAACTCCCGATCGTGCCGCACCGCCCGACACCGTAG